ACTTACAACTATACTAAACAGGCCCATGTCAGAAGCATATAACATGAATACCATAAAATTTAAGAGtcaataataaaaatcactttacagatagaaacaaaagttatcatcttacttatttatttgtacaattacttatttgtatatttatacaattaaaatgtattatgaatagcAAGGTGTAAATATTCGGTTTCCTACTCCATGATTATAGGTtttcatgcccccggtagggtggcatatagcggttgaactgtcagtccgtccgtatgtctgtccgttaacgttggccataatttttgcaatattgaagattgcaactctatatttttggcatgcatgtatatctcatggagctgcacattttgagtggtgaaaggttaaggtcatccttcaaattcAAAGGTCTAAAAACTAATTCAAGGCAAGTAATAAGTTTTAAGAGGGGGATAATTGCTTAACCTGTTTTTAGTCAAATTGCGGCTATATTATTGTCAGGATGTAAGTTCAATCCCACCATTACCATTAATATTTTTTCCCTTTTCACACTTTTTATACAATCATTTAGCATTTGACACATTAAGTTTTTGTGATTAATAATCACTAAAAAATCATTACGATCAGTATTTGAATGCACTTTCTTCAATATATATGTAGCTGAAAGTAAATGACATGTTACTATACTGTTACCATTCAGAGGAGGGAGACCATGTactcataaattatttcaaattgtattttattcatcTTAGAGCCGGACCATTATGAAGGATGCCAAGAGAAGACGCTTTGTGGAAAGCTCTGGGGAGGCAGCTCTtccaaaaaaaatgcaattaactgTTTTGGAGGATAAGGTATTCATATTGTAAACataacaaattttaaataaaataatgatgcaGATCTAGCATTTGTCCATggttcatattattattttaattttgcaaaaaaaacaacttttttcagaaTGATGTATAGTTGTTCACTTTTTCCAGCTATTGTCCTTAGTGCCCAAAACAAAGCTGTTCGGAGTGCAAGGTGGAGGGATCGATACCGGTCCACTCAAGAGATCCATGCAAGAAAATGGTGGGTACAAACATGCTTAaattttgacatttgtttttttgtttttggtatttgACAGTGCACtttaaatgcaataataaatgtcattaataATGTAAGGCTTAAATTGGCATTGAATATGGCATACTAAAAGGGGGACAGCCTCATATGATATATCATGCATGAACACAAATCAACAGTGAAACACATGCTCATTAATTGTTCATAATTAATAGAAACACAAGTATAAATATTTTACCCAATATCTTTTTTATATCAGATAACCTAGACAAAGGAGAGGAAAATAAACGCCTCAAGCAGAACGGTATGTCATTGTTATCTATTAAAGTTATaagatttgtaaaaacaaatatcacTTACCTTTAATTGACTGTTGACTGAGtcttcataataaaataataacaattgccATTGGTTTCACTATTtaacattattctgattggctctAGTATTCATGTGACTaggctttatttttcaaaataataattgtaaattttaaatatcaaaaaatattaaaattaaagtaaatttggtacccctaggcccaatggttatggacaggaagatttttaaagtttgcacaaaagaggctttatataagcatatgttcagttttgtgacacctggggcagggtaaaatttgagcccaggggaataattgaacaaatttggttgaggaccattagatgtcactacatactaaatttagtagccctagactatataattatgaacaagaagttttttttttaagtttgcacaaaataggccttatttaagcatatgttcatttttgtgacccccagggcagggtcaaatttgaacccagaggcataatttgaaaaaacttggtagagaatattaaatgtcactacataccaaatttggtagccataggctctataattatgaacaagaagatttttaaagtttgcacaaaataggccttatttaaccgtatgttaatttttgtgatccccggtGCAGTGTCAAaattgaccacaggggcataatttgaacaaacaaagtagagaactattaaatagcactacataccaaatgtggtagcactaggcccaaattgttatggacaagaagatttttaaatttcgcacaaaataggctttatataagcatatgttcaataaataacccccggggcggggtcaaatttgaccccagggacataatttgaacaaatttgaaagaggttaacCCCAGGAACATTTGCGATAAATTTTATCACAATTGGttttgtagtttaggagaagatgtttaaagaaaatgttaaaatcatgcacgcccgacggacacaggaccatgacattagCCCCccctggcctctggccagtggagcttaaaaataaatatacaaatcgTTTTCAGTACTGCAATTTAAAAACAGTATCAGTTAATTATAGTTgtagtatttatgtatttttggttCTGTTGGTTGGATTTTACTTCATTTTTAACAACAATGTCCTATCACTGCGGTCAGATCCATTGGGCAGTTTTCCTCTGTAAGCATTTGACTGCTTGCACACCTTTAGCAATGGTGAGCCATTGATACTCAGACATGAGTGAGAGTATCATAGGTCACAACTTTCTTACAAGTTTTGGTATTTTCATCCTTTTAAATTATTAACAACACTTTTAAATATGGTAACTAAAATTTGATACATgaagaattatttattttaccttaaTTCTTGAATTTTCAAATACCGCTCCATCATGGGTAGAGCCCGGCCATTTCGCCACAACACTAATGAACCTGAAATGCATTATTTCTCAATTAATGGCCCACTTTTAAAGGGTAAGTTTTGGAACGAAAAATTAGCAGGAGTAATAACTAATAAGAGCTACATGAATCAGTGGAAAGCAATTTTGGCAAATTACCCCTGAGTTCAggatataaatgaaattaactcATACTTGATTATCATAATGAAGTAATGGTTGTAGCACTAGAACATTTTGTAATATGtcaaactaaaaacaaaatagttGAAGGGATTTAAGatatttgtactttaaaatgttaatGCATTTCACAACAAAATATAATCTATTAGTTTAATAAAAACTGAGTTGCTACATTAATTAAAGAGTGTATACATACTTCAAGCTTGTGTTTACAATCGCCTGGCAGTTGATGGCGTGGTAACCTTTTCGACAAACGTAGACTTCCTCATCTACAGTTGGAGTAGTGATTGGGATTAAGGTCCCATCCACTGCTCCAACAAGATTCGGAAGTCTACATTTGTTGTAAAATGCCCTCTTCTCTTTTACAACATCTTCTCTGTCGATTGGAAACCTGttttagaaaaattatatatataagaatATGTTTAAGCTGTGATGTGTATAAAATAATAACCATTTTaccattaattttacttttttaacaaaaacaataacataacccaatataccaatatatagaAATACACCTCTGAGAAAGCGctgtatttgagaaaaaaaatatcttttatattttatagtaatgtatttacatttgtattcacTTGCATCATACTTGTATCATAAAATGGTCATGATtatgatattgatttaaaaaaaacaaacatagtaAGAATTGTCAACTACAAGGCCACCATTTAATTTCAACATTTCAATTAATACTCATCAgctgataaatatataacaaaatggagatataaaatgtgaaatattgcagtaaaattgtTCATTGCCACCTCCACATACCAGTCGTTATATGAGCAATTTGGTAAAGCTTTTGGAGTCTGGAGTTGCGTTTTCATATATAGGATTTCTAAGAAAGCTACATTTTTCTACTGTTGCAGACTATTAACTTTAAGAATTGTCTGTGCCAAGCCCGTGTTTAACATCAATAAGTAAAAATGGATTGTCTATTtgtaacaatacaatacaatacaaattttatttcaagtcggtttgtacataacaagtataacattagcgatgtatcACTATTGACCGACATAATATAACaacaaacatataacaaatatacaattgaaaattacatgaaatttacattatataaacaaacagTATCGTCCTTGAGTTGagatcaattataataaataaataaattaattaacctGAATACAATAAACGtgattattttaacatgttaaaaacgaAAGAACTATGGCATgtgatatacaattataatatttagacAGTTAAGATCATagcattattaaaaataaattaaagataaCTTATAAGAATAAAAATTGTGCTGCAGTTGCTGATCTTGACCTTGGTTTATGAGctgctataaaaaaaaataaaaaataaggtaaaaGTCTGACAATGAATATGGACACTAAAGTGTGacagataaaaaaagaaaaaccgtaGACTTAAGATTGTCTGTTTGTAACTGTAAgtacaataatattatatcaaatctATCTTACAGTTAAAGTATGTACCTAATATTGTCCAGGTTGTTGTTGACAGACTCCACAAAGTTATGCACAGTTCTGGACACGCTCGAGCGACTGATGCCATGGGTGTCGGCTAGTTCCGAATAGAATGCCCCTTTCGCAAGAAATCTTAGGCTGACGAGGATCTGCAGCAACAATGttaaaacattcataaataaaatttggtcacagtacttgaaatatcatttacaatcaaaagaccaataacaaacaaaaaaaaacgatcATGTTGGCCCTAGTAGCTTTACTCCACTGACTCCACTCTGCAGTTGAAAAGatcagaaaaaaggaaaacaattatgatgatgaaaaatgtgtgaacaactaataaattaatacaaactACTAAAAATACCAGTTCAAACTTACTGTACATGTACGTGACCtagattgtatttatttcatattgttggTTAACAAAGCCTTGAATTAATCCATAATTTGAATGAGTCTAATTACAACTCAATCGTTGTTCGATTTGCCTATTTATGCCTGCTTATCCAACGGTTATATtatcatacaatgtcattttagTATCCGTGTTGACCTGTTGATATGAGAACAAATTAAGACCGGATGTAAGAAAACAGCACTCTGCTGTACTTGATAACGATCGTAATCCCCGTACTTAGTGTGTCAATTTCTCCCAGCAAATATACAGTAACAAATTAGCAAATTCATGTCGATTGCATTAATGTTACCTTGGTCTCTGGCGAAATTGTTTTTCCGCCACGTTCGGATCTGGCAAGATCCTGCCCCAGAAGCTCCACTAGCTCCTGTGCGGTGGTTCTGTTTACCCGATACCGATTCACAAAGTCGATATCGCGAACCCCGCCTATCTCCAGACGGGGCCGGAACTCCCGCTCTGTCCTTCTCGCgttattttccataaaaaaaaaacaacacgtcggccatattgaattttttttaccgTCTGCGACTGGGTTTGTGTGATCgcatgttttaagcaaaatatCGCAAAAAACAGGTGCTCTTGCGATGTGCGATTTTTGATGAAACGCAAAATAGCCTCATTATTGGCGATGTGCGAATATCGCAACTCAAATCGGCGATGCGATATTTGATGAAACGCAAATTGCGATGCGATAAGAAATGTGCGATATTTTGGCATTAAAGTTGCGATgcgatcgttgatgaaacggggcccagattagccaatgcagtccgcacaggctagtaaGGAACTTTTTTTCCGCTTTTGttgaaattttcgtttaaaggacgtctcttctaaacgaaaacccAGTATATGCGGtaagtgtcgttccttattagccagtgcagactgcactggcttgtcttggacgacacttttagcatataaattaaacctattttttcccagatcgaggctcaataagagcaacaaaacaacaacaacaacaacaacaacaacaacactacaaCAGCGAAAGAATGCATTAAGTTGACATCCAGAGTTCAAATATGAACTAATTAAATGGAGCTACTACTGTATTTGGTTTTCTTATATTCGATTTATTATTCTGATATTCGTATGTATTTGGTATTCATATATTGGTTTCGATTAAGTATTTTATATACGTTTCGATTATGTATTCTTATATTC
This is a stretch of genomic DNA from Dreissena polymorpha isolate Duluth1 chromosome 7, UMN_Dpol_1.0, whole genome shotgun sequence. It encodes these proteins:
- the LOC127837510 gene encoding putative nuclease HARBI1; this translates as MENNARRTEREFRPRLEIGGVRDIDFVNRYRVNRTTAQELVELLGQDLARSERGGKTISPETKILVSLRFLAKGAFYSELADTHGISRSSVSRTVHNFVESVNNNLDNIRFPIDREDVVKEKRAFYNKCRLPNLVGAVDGTLIPITTPTVDEEVYVCRKGYHAINCQAIVNTSLKFISVVAKWPGSTHDGAVFENSRIKVK
- the LOC127837511 gene encoding nuclear apoptosis-inducing factor 1-like, with protein sequence MADLVENRSASWQPRELEELLEGVKQNYEVLWGKLSGTLSKKDKDRAWSDIVQSINSVGGNERNVEDSMKKWCDWKSRTIMKDAKRRRFVESSGEAALPKKMQLTVLEDKLLSLVPKTKLFGVQGGGIDTGPLKRSMQENDNLDKGEENKRLKQNGMSLLSIKVIRFVKTNITYL